CAAAAAAAATTGGATTGAAGAAATATGTAATTATCTGGGGGCAGAAATTAAACGAAAACAGCATGACGATGCCTTTAATCAGATATTTAATCATGCTCCAGATATTATTTGTTTGTTGGGCATGGACGGCTATTTCAAGCAAGTAAACCCCATGACCTGCCAAACCCTCGAATACACACAAGAAGAATTACTCAGCCAACCTTTTATTAATTTTTTATTTCACGAAGACCGTGAACGAACCTACCAATCTTTCAAAAGCCTCCATAGCTTTACAAAAGTATATCATTTTGAAAATCGGTTTGTTACCAAATCTGGCAAAATTAAATGGATAGCTTGGACATCCTCTGCCTCTATTGATGAGCAGTATTTATTGGCCATAGGCAGAAATATTACCGAAAAGAAAAACCTCGAAAACCTACTAGATAAAACTTACCGTATGGCTCGAATTGGTAGCTGGGAGGTTAATTTTGAACATAATACTATCTATTGGTCGGATTTTACAAAGCAAATTTTGGAGGCCCCCATCGACATAGTACCTTCTTTAGAAAATAGCTTTACATTTTATAAAGAAGGCTACCACCGCGACACAATCGTGGCATTGGTACAGTATGCTATTACCAAAGGTAAGCCTTGGGATGCCGAGTTTATTGTTGTAACTACAACAGGACGTGAGTGCTGGGTAAGAACAATCGGTGAAGTAGAATTTAAAGATGGTAAGTGTATTAGATTATATGGTAGTATTCAGGATATTGATAAACGCAAAAAAGCTGAGTTAGAGTTGCGTGAAGTAATCAAGGAAAAAAATATGATTCTTGAAAATACTGGCGATGGCTTTTTGACACTAGATAAAAATTGGGTTATTACCTACTGGAATCAGCAAATAGAAAAACTCACGGGTGTGTCCAAACAACACACTATGGGTAAAGTTATATGGGATGTATTTGCCGAAAGTGTTAATACTGAGATATACGAAAAATGCCTTTATGCGGCCAATTCCCATACCATTGTCAACTTTGAAACGTATTATGTCCCTTTCAATAAATGGATAGAAATTCGGGTATATCCTACCGAGCAAGGGGTAAGTATTTATGCTAGCGATATTACCGAGCGTTATAATACCCAAAAACGGATTCAAGAAGAGCGAAATCTGTTAAGAACCTTGATAGATAACCTGCCCGAAACGGTGTATTTTAAAGACATAAATGCCCGAAAAATGATTAGTAATCAGGTTGACGTTGCACTCATCGGTACAAGCTCCGAACAAGAAGTGTTGGGTAAAACCGACCTTGAATTATTTGATGGAGAGTTGGGCAAAATAGGTTACGAGCATGATATGACTATTCTTGCTACAGGCCAACCTCTTATCAATTACGAACAGATATATATTCGAGATGGACAGCCCATCTGGCTACAGTCTACCAAAATTCCGCTTAAAAATGAAAAAAATGAAGTAATCGGTATTCTGGGTATTGGACGAGATGTTACCGAACGCAAACAAGACGAAGAAAAACTCCTAGCACTGAACAAAGAACTAGAAGAGTATGTCAAACAGCTAGAATTTTCTAATATCGAGCTAGAACAATTTGCTTATGTAGCCTCGCACGACTTACAAGAGCCACTTAGAATGATTACGAGTTTTCTTTCACAAATTGAAAAAAAGTACGAATCAGTACTCGACGAAAAAGGCAAACAGTATATCTACTACGCAGTAGATGGTGCCAAGCGAATGCGTCAAATCATATTGGACCTCCTAGATTTTTCACGGATAGGAAGAATACAAGACGATACCCAAGCCGTAAATCTCAATACCTTAATTAATGAAATTATGGACATTTACAGCGAAGTCATAACCGAAACAAAA
The Flectobacillus major DSM 103 DNA segment above includes these coding regions:
- a CDS encoding PAS domain S-box protein, with the translated sequence MSNEKFSLLNLVPNPSLIFGFNEQGLSISFANQAYLDFTGLCLANIQGISFDDFSLLLNHNTQYATQLRHSIESILQNHHSEKYVSYWKSISEYNYTTIEVENKYFTDNSGIYVAHLIVVENNSTIATQPESNDSLRYLFESVIVHTTEAVIITEANPVEGLEPKIVFVNKSFTNMTGYRPSEAIGKSPAILHGKNTDPKALQAIKEALIQEKPCEVDIINYKKNQDEYWVHISISPVYNHAGKLIYWIALERDITVQKEAELQKQLLTSISHEFHTTQTLSITLRNILESIVTAKGLLSAEFWLVETNKNTLKHFVEYPANESPATVLDIPMGQGPIGQIWASKKVQKWTSNNFPTSNNTEQATAIGYPIIDLNEVVGVMVLEYHSTQYTKARKKNWIEEICNYLGAEIKRKQHDDAFNQIFNHAPDIICLLGMDGYFKQVNPMTCQTLEYTQEELLSQPFINFLFHEDRERTYQSFKSLHSFTKVYHFENRFVTKSGKIKWIAWTSSASIDEQYLLAIGRNITEKKNLENLLDKTYRMARIGSWEVNFEHNTIYWSDFTKQILEAPIDIVPSLENSFTFYKEGYHRDTIVALVQYAITKGKPWDAEFIVVTTTGRECWVRTIGEVEFKDGKCIRLYGSIQDIDKRKKAELELREVIKEKNMILENTGDGFLTLDKNWVITYWNQQIEKLTGVSKQHTMGKVIWDVFAESVNTEIYEKCLYAANSHTIVNFETYYVPFNKWIEIRVYPTEQGVSIYASDITERYNTQKRIQEERNLLRTLIDNLPETVYFKDINARKMISNQVDVALIGTSSEQEVLGKTDLELFDGELGKIGYEHDMTILATGQPLINYEQIYIRDGQPIWLQSTKIPLKNEKNEVIGILGIGRDVTERKQDEEKLLALNKELEEYVKQLEFSNIELEQFAYVASHDLQEPLRMITSFLSQIEKKYESVLDEKGKQYIYYAVDGAKRMRQIILDLLDFSRIGRIQDDTQAVNLNTLINEIMDIYSEVITETKAEITYKNLPTITTSKIRVQQIFQNLIGNALKYRKPNEVPIIRIEASQSSTHWKFAVNDNGIGIDSEYFDTIFAIFQRLHTREEYSGTGIGLAIVKKIVELLGGKIWIESQENLGSTFYFTLKKLP